ACACACCCCTTGGGCTGCCCCCAGGCCTGTCTAAGAAGTCCAACTCACCGAAGGAGGTGGTCGCCGGTGCCCCCCGGCCTGGCTTGCTTGCCCTGGCCAAGCCCTTGGATGCCCCTGCTGTCAACAAGGCCATCAAGTCACCTCCTGGCTTCTCTACCAAGGGCTTGGCCCACCCACCCAGCTCCCCACTCCTCAAGAAGGCACCACTCGCCCTGgcgggctcccccacccccaagaatCCTGAGGACAAGAGCCCCCAGCTGTCCCTGAGCCCCCGGCCAGCCTCCCCAAAGGCACAGTGGCCTCAGTCTGAGGATGAAGGGCCCCTGAACCTCAGTGAGTGCGGGTCCCGGGAGCTGAGGGAGGTCCTGGCACCGGGAGGGCTGCAGAGCCCAGGGTGGGGATGGTGGGGGCTACAGCTCCTAGGTCCTGGGTCCACTGGGTCAAAATATTGGTCAGAGCACTGTGTCTCCTGTTGGGCTGGCCTTGCAGCATATTATCATCTGCCTCCCACTCTACTTTGCTATTCTTCCCTCTGGAGGCTTGGCTGTGGCTGCTAAGCCTGCCAGGGTCATCCTCACCACTTAGGGGCATTTGGCCTTCTCTGAGCCTGAGGGTTGGGGTAGTGAATGAAGGTAACCAGAAGTCCTGTGGGCCTATCTTCCCCAGAAGGGCATCTTGGGTCCTACAGGCAGGGAGGTGGTCCACCTGACAGGAAGTTTTGTAGTTGGCCCTGTCTTCACATCTTCCTGGCTGTCTGTGCAGAGGCACTTCTGTGCCCATGGGTGGAGCCAGACCTCCTGGGCTGCCAATGGGCATGGCAAGAAGGGTTTAGAAAgaaccacccccaccctcccgggTACAGTGAGGAGGTTTAGCATGGCATCCCTTCGGAAGTCAGGCCTTCCCTCACATTTATATTAGTCTGGGATGAGCCCGAGGTCTGGCCCCCTGCCCAATGGGGCATCCCAGTTGGCACCTCATGTTCCCATGAAGCCGCTTCCATTGTCTGCTCTGCTTTTGGGAGCAAGGCCCTGGGCAGGTCTGCCCTTGGCTATATGATGCTCGGCAGCTGGGTGGGGCCCCTGCTTTGCACCCACACAGCTCCCACCGCTGGGGTCCCAGGGAAGAGGCCCTGGGAGCATCAGGCTGTGCCACTGGAATTTGGCCACCACCTCTCCACCCCACATCCTTAAGCTCTCCACACTCACCTTGATGCCAGAGGGCTAGGCAGGGAACAGGACTTTCTGTTTCCCAAAACCTCTTAAAATAAATCTGCGGCACAAATCTTGAACCCTGAATGGCCTGGGAAGCCTTAAATCATATCAGGTCTTCTTGCCTCAGTCCCCCAGGGCCGGCCAAGGTGGCGGCCGTGAACCCCCCCCTGTGTTTTGTCTCCGCAGCTTTAGATAGTGACGGGGGCAGAGAGCTGGACTGCCAGCTGTGCGGTGCCTGGTTTGAGACCCGCAAGGGCCTGTCCAGCCACGCCCGCGCCCACCTGCGCCACCTGGGCGTCAGCGACCCGGACGCCAAGGGATCCCCCATAGACGTGCTCCACGGGCTCATCAGGAGGGACGGCGTCCAGATCCGCCTCCCACCCGGGCGCGGCACCCTGGCCCAGCTGGGGCGGCCTCCTCCCACCTCTGCGGCCCTCTCCTtgctcccccccccaccgccgGCCAAGAAGGCCAAGCTGAAGGCCGCGGGTACGGCCAGCCCCTGGGGGAAGCAGGACCTCTcggccgccgcagccgccggCATTTTCTGGGCCTCTGATGTGGAGCCGTCTCCTCTCAACCTCTGTAGGTTCTCGCTTCAGCCGCTCCCTCCTCCCTGCGGGCCCTGGCGCCCCTCCCGGGGGGGTCGTAGCCCCCTCCCTACTCCTTTCCTGCCAGGGCAGGGAGTAGACAGGGGCCCTTGGCAGTGGGCTGGTTCTGCCCAGAGAACTTGTTGGCAGTTGGCTGCTAGGCCCTCTCTCTTGGCCTTTGACCTCCATGACTGTGACCTTCCCTGAGAATGAAGGCCAAGGGTGGGGTGCTGCCTTTTGGTGTGAAAAGTGTCCATGGTTGCCCCTGGTCTGGATGGCATTTGGCACTTAGGCTGCTACTTCCTGCCCTCTTGCCCCTGTCATTGTTGGGACCCAGGACCCGCAGAGCTGTGGAGTCTTGGTTCCATCCTCTGCCAGGACTGAGGGCCCATGCGCTCTCTGGAGCCTCCCCTCACTCCTGCTGAGTGGCCCCCTGCCCTTCAGTTCCCTCACTTGCACCTGCCCTCCACCACCATCCCAACCTGTGGGCATGCTGCTGCCCAGCCCAGCTGACCAGGAGACCCACAGACAACGATGCTAATGATTCCCCATGATGCTAATTACTCCTTTCTCCTGCTGCAGCCTCGGGCCCAGAGCCAGCTCGAGACATCCGCTGCGAGTTCTGCGGTGAGTTCTTCGAGAACCGCAAGGGCCTATCAAGTCACGCACGCTCGCACCTGCGGCAGATGGGCGTGACTGAGTGGTATGTCAACGGCTCACCCATTGACACACTACGGGAGATCCTCAAGAGACGGACCCAGTCCCGGCCTGGTGGCCCCCCTAACCCACCAGGGCCCAGCCCGAAAGCCCTGGCCAAGGTGGTGGGCAGCGGAGGTCCTGGCAGCTCGCTGGAAGCCCGCAGCCCCGCAGACCTTCACCTCTCACCCCTGGCCAAGAAGTTGCCACCGCCACCAGGCAGCCCCCTGGGCCACTCACCaactgcctctcctcctcccacgGCCCGGAAGATGTTCCCAGGCCTGGCCGCACCTTCCCTGCCCAAGAAGCTGAAGCCTGAACAAATGCGGGTGGAGATCAAACGGGAGATGCTACCAGGGGCCCTTCATGGGGAGCCACACCCATctgagggtccctgggtggcgccacGGGAAGACATGGCCCCCCTGAACCTGTGTAAGTGTGACCCCAGGGGCAGGGCAGTGAGAACAGGTAGAGgggtctccccccgcccctcatTTGATGGGTACCCAGAGCGCCCAGGGTAGAAATAGAACAGAGGCTACCCAGAACCAGAGGACAAGGGGTTAGCTGTGCGATCCTGCTATGTAGGCCTCTAACTGAGCTACTCCTTGAGTCTCCATCCACGTTGGGGAGGCAGAATTGTGCCACTCAGTGATGCCCAGAAGATTTTACGTCTCGGGCCATCTTCAGTCGATTGGTAGTATCTACCAACCAGATTCCTAGGGAGAAGGATTACAGGGGTCAGTTAGTGATTCTCCCATGGGCTGGAGTATAGGCACTGGGAGTGGGCGGCTGCACCTTCTTTCTGACATTCCTGGTTGCTACGTGCTTGACATTTGGAGACAAGTTCAAATTAAGTGCTCAGCTCTTCCACTCCAGCagtatgtgaccttgggcaggtttcCTCTTCTTAGAGGTGGAAGATAAGCATGGTCCCAGCTCCGTGTAGTTCCAAAGTAGTGTAAACCATTTAGCACGGTGCCCGCTTAAACGGAGCCATATGTATACGTTAGTCAGTAGTCTTACTGTCCCTGTCACTGTGTTCTCTCTGCCCGAATTGGCTGAGTCGTGTGCTGAGCAGGCGAGGATGGCCCAGGCCTCTGCTTCGGTGCTCATGTGCATTTCATATCAGCCGTGTGCCACATGCTTGGAGCTGCTCCCACCCGGTGGAGGTTTTCATCTGCATTTTGTAGAggaggaatctgaggctcagaggggaagtGGTTGGCCCAGTGTAACATAGGGGGTCACAGCCAAGCCAGTGCCTGACCCGGGATGGAGGCGCTTGCTCCTCACTGCTTCTTGGTGTCACAGGGAATCATCTTGAAGCCAGATGAGGTGAATTTGAGGTGACAGAGCAAGCAGAAGGGCTGAATGTACACAAGGGCCCCTGGAAGCGGATGAGGGAGTGGGTCATTTGGGTCTGGGGCTGCATGGACGGGACAGCCAGGCACTTAATGTTAGCCTTGAGCTTCGAGCCTCCCGCCGCAGCagctgcctccttctccttcccctccctccaccctggaCCCTCTGCAGCGTCCCGGGCAGAGCCTGTGCGTGACATCCGCTGTGAGTTCTGCGGTGAATTCTTCGAGAACCGCAAGGGCCTGTCGAGCCACGCGCGCTCCCACCTACGGCAGATGGGTGTGACCGAGTGGTCCGTCAACGGCTCGCCCATCGACACACTGCGGGAGATCCTCAAGAAGAAGTCCAAACCGTGCCTCATCAAGAAAGAGCCGCCAGCCGGAGACCTGGCCCCTGCCTTGGCTGAGGACGGGCCCCCCACGGCTGCTCCTGGGCCTGTGCAGGCCCCCCTGCCATTGGTGCCAATGGCTGGCCGCCCAGGCAAACCAGGAGCTGGGCCGGCCCAGGTTCCTCGAGAGCTCAGCCTGGCGCCCATCACTGGTGCCAAGCCCACAGCCACTGGCTATCTGGGCTCAGTGGCAGCCAAGCGGCCCCTGCAGGAGGACCGCCTCCTCCCAGCAGAGGTCAAGGCCAAGACCTACATCCAGACCGAACTGCCCTTCAAGGCAAAGACCCTCCACGAGAAGACCTCCCACTCCTGTAAGCAGTGGGtggcagggtcctgggagggcATCTGCTGGGGCCCGCAGGGCCTGGCAGTGCCGCACATACACTGACCCCAGCAGAGGCCCGTGGCAAGGCCCCAGTGGGAGGCGGGACTGACTCCTGACCTGGGCAGGGCCTTCTGGGTACTTTTGTTCCCTTTGGGCTGGGACTCAGCGACACCCCCTCTGCCTGCAGCCACTGAGGCCTGCTGTGAGCTGTGTGGCCTTTACTTCGAAAACCGCAAGGCCCTGGCCAGCCACGCGCGGGCGCACCTGCGGCAATTTGGCGTGACCGAGTGGTGTGTGAACGGCTCACCCATTGAGACACTGAGCGAGTGGATCAAGCACCGGCCTCAGAAGGTGGGGGCTTACCGCAGCTACATCCAGGGCGGCCGCCCCTTCACCAAGAAGTTCCGCAGCGCTGGACATGGCCGCGATAGCGACAAGCGGCCACCCCTCGGGCTGGCACCTGGGGGCCTGGCTGTGGTGGGCCGCAGTGCTGGGGGTGAGCCAGGGCCTGAGGCTGGCCGGGCAGCAGACAGTGGTGAGCGGCCTCTGGCAGCCAGCCCGCCAGGCACTGTGAAGGCTGAGGAGCACCAGCGGCAGAACATCAACAGTGAGTGCTGGCAGAGGGGGTTTTAAGGGCGAGGGGCTCCTGCCACCAGGATTCTCCACTGTGCATCTGCTCTTAGTCACTTACCTGATTATTCTCACCTGTTTGCCCATCTGGCCACGATCCAACCTGTCCCAAGGCCCAGGCAGCATCCAGTCACCAACTGTCCCATCTTGCTTTAAAGGcaggaacctaaaaaaaaaaaaaaaaggcaggaaccTCCCCAGAAATCTTGCCCTCCGGCTTATCTCCTGTCCCTCTCTGTACCTTTCCACGCCTCAGAATTTGAGCGCCGACAAGCCCGCCCTCCAGATGCCTCTGCGGTCCGGGGGGGCGAAGAGGCCAATGATCTACAGCAGAAGCTGGAGGAGGTGCGGCAGCCCCCGCCCCGGGTCCGGCCGGTCCCCTCCTTGGTACCCCGGCCCCCCCAGACATCACTGGTCAAGTTTGTTGGCAACATCTACACCCTCAAGTGCAGGTATGCAGCcccctgggtgggtgggggagaaagaCCACCCACTTAGGGCTGGGTTACCAAGTGCCTCTGAAAAGGACATGGGTTCGTGGGGGTCAGGAGATAGAGCCTCAAGGACTGCCTTCGAGTGTGGCTGGACCCAGGCTAAGGGCTTCTCAACAGCATCACCTCAGAGCAGTGAGCTGGGACCCTGAGGGTTCTAGTGCTGGCTTTGACACTCATCAGCCTCGTGACCTTGAGCAAGGGCTTCCCACCCCATGCCTCCATAttcccacctataaaatggggttgGTAACAGATTAGCTGTGAggatttaaaaagttgaatatttgtaaagcacttgaACTGTGCCTGACATATGGTAAGCACTCAACAAGTACTTgcctgattaagaaaaaaatagatcttaGTCCATTTTTACCAGAGTCCGGGCATACATCAGAGGCCAGGAAACTTAGTCTGAGGCTTAAGGTGGCCTGCCTCAGGCCACATAGGTCAAGTCAGAAGTAAGATTAGAACCCAGGTCTCTGGAGTCACGAGCTCAGGTCCTGGGCCCCTGTTCTGTGAGGCCTCCCTTGGGACCTCAAGCCTGGGGAGTTGGTGAATTGGGTGCATGAGCAGGGTGGGAGTGAGTTAGTGCCTGACCCACTTTCCCCAGCTGCTGTCCATCTGTCCTAAAGCCTGGTGGGGTAGGGTCTGCTTCTCTGggctttctctcccctctcaGATCACATGCTTCAGTCACATGGCAGAGGGACCTGGCAGTGGCACTTTCCCAGCATCAGAGCCAGCTGACTGCCCTGAACATAGAGATGGGGGTCTTTAGGGGACCCTACCCTGATCCTGGAATGGGTACAGGGAGCTGACCATGAGGAAATATCTGGCTTCTGGGTCCCCTTCCCTGAAATCTCAGGCATGCTCTCTCCACACTGAGTAGCAGCAGGTGTGCTCAGGGACATGGGCAGGGCTACACATCTGCCTCTCCTCATGGCAGTggccactcctctctctctctctctctctctctctcttccttccacaCAGGTTCTGTGAGGTGGAATTCCAGGGGCCCCTCTCTATCCAGGAGGAGTGGGTGCGGCACTTACAGCGGCACATCCTGGAGATGAATTTCTCCAAAGCGGACCCCCCGCCTGAGGAGCCCCGGGCCCCGCAGGCACAGACAGCGGCGGCAGAGGCACCCTAACACAAAAGCATTCCAAATTCCCTCTCGTGCCACCTctgtctcctctttctcctccgtCTCTTccaccctctccttcctctttcttttccgtTTCCAAAGGAGCAAGCCAAAACCTCAAACCGGTACCCCTTGGGGGCCGGGCACACTACAGCCGGGGCGCCAGGAGCCAGCTAGCGGCCCTTCCCCCAGCCCGAGGGCTCTGGGCCACACACAGCGCATCTTCCTTCAGCCGTGCCCACCTGGTccagcaggggcagaggccaggTCTCTTGCGGTGGCAGCTGATCTGGTGAAGGGGAGGAAGGCCAGCGCTCCCCCAAATCTAGCAGCCAGGCGGGGCTATGTTTGCCATCCGTGGCCATTTGCAAAGACCCCAAAGACCCCTGTCCTGGTTCCCTCTTGCCCCTGTGAATATCCTCTCACACGCActcacgcgcacacacacatatacacacacacgcaaacacacacacacacatgcacgcacgcaccTCGTGAGACCCGGGAtctgccccagccccccagtTCCTGAGTCAAACGACCACATCATGCCACGGTGCTTGCTCAGGGGAAGGCACGCTCCCTCTGAGGTCCTGCTGGGGCCCGGGAGCCCCCCACTGAGCCCATGATGCCACGGAAATCCTTGTTGGCCGCCCCCTCCCAGGGGCCTTCCCAGCCTGGAAGAGCTCAGAGCTGACAGCTGCCTCCTGCCATGTCAAGGCCCCCCCAGAGCCTTGGGGGACTCCGGGgcccaggagggggtggggatgggactctcctcccccacccccacccccctccctcttttCACTGTTGCTTTCTATGTATAGCTCCCTAGacctttcacttttttaaaaacgcGTTTTGTGTAGAGAATAAGGAACGTGGATCTTTTTATTTTGCAATCCTGGGCCAGCTAGAGACCGGGAGCTGATTGACCTTTTAACTTTTTTCAGTGGCCACATTTTGGTTATCGATGTACCTAGAAGTATGTAAATTAGATTAAAtttctcttctggaaacacccCGGGGCAGGCGGCCAGCGTGTGTTTTTCTGTCGAGTGGACAGGCTGGCATCGTCTGGCAGCCGGGGCTGGAATCGAGCTGCCTCCTCCCAGAGCCCCCGGAGGCCCTGGGTTTTCCTGTTGGCCGCCAAGCTCACCAGACCCAGCTGGGGATGAGCCCAAGTTCCCAGCTGTTGGCTTTCAATGGCACGGTTGGTGGGGGGCTCTGGCTGGTTGGCTGGCTGGTGAAGCGGCTCCTGTAAGCAGAGGAGAGGAACCAAGACTCTGGGCAGCTGGTCTAGGAAGGGGGCCAGGATGAAGTGATGAAGCCGGAAGGGCTCTCCAAGGGCAGAAGCTGtccagggagggtgtgggggacCTGCGTGGGGAGGGAGAAGTGCACAATTGCTGGCAGCCTTCGGAGAGCTGGGGCCAGCCTGCCTTCAAGACCTATGACTTGTCTGGAGACACAGGCACCCTGAACCCGAATCACATGAGGGGAAAGGGAGCTGCTGGCTccatgatgttatttattttctcgctctgcaaatgtttattgaacatttcTGAGATTTTAAGAGATTTTGTTGGCTGCTCCTTCTTGTTTATTGCATGCGGTTTTTCAGCTCATCATTTTCACTTCAGTGGCCAAGGGCTGGAAAGTGGGAATAACCTCTTGGGGTGTAGACAGCAGAGGCCTCCTTTACCCTGAATGCTATTGCCCCAGGACCCCCATTGTGCCTCTGTCTGGGAGGGACAGGCTAACAAGCTGTGGTAACATGCCCACAAGAGTAGCGTTGGCCTACACTCTTGGCTTCTCTGGTCCTGAGAGGAGGTCAGGGCACACATCTCACTTGGTAGGAGAAAGACTCAAGCACTTCTGAACATCCCACACTGGGAGTGGGCATGTCTAAGACTCTGAAAGCAGAGAAGGGCATCTCTGGGGATGAGAGCTGACCCAAAGGCACTTCCCCTTTTAGCTTtttatcagttttaaaaatataaaaatgatggaagctggattttaaaaaaattcaaatggcaCAAGACCTTATAAAGTAACATGGGAAGTTCCTTCCCATGAACACATGCAGTGATAGCTGTGCAGGTCCTCAAAAGGGTAGCCTAAGGTTCTTAGCACAGAGGaatcttttcctaaaattttGAGCATGCTTCTTCTCTTCTCAGGCCGTTCCGTTTCAGAAGCAGAGCATAGGATGTTAATAAAATCACCCAATGAAGGTAAAATGATGGCTGTGGTATGTGCCATGAAGGAAGCTGTAGGGTCTATAAGAGGTGTCCAGGAGGCTCAGCTTTAATTTGGAGAACAGGCAGGCATCTGAGGGTAACACTGCAGTGAGCCTTAAAGCTGGAGTGCATATTAATCAGTTCTGTATGCTTCGTATTTGGAGTTTCTTAACACAGCATAAGCCTTGTCCCATGTGGCAGCAAACTCTGCAATGCCATTTAATAAGATTTCATCTATCAGTTACCAACTCAAGACCAATCTCTTCAACTATAACTCACTACccgcttccttttttttttttaataccccccttccttttcctcatctgaaTTATGGTGAATCACATCCTTATAATTATGTGAATCAATCTCTTAATATTTCAGACTCTCTCTGAAGGATAGGGACTTTTAAATACGCCATTATACCTAAAGAGATTGACACTTCGTTCATATCAAGACATCAGCAACACTGCTCATACTTTAAAACGAACTTGTAAAACAAAAAGCATATGTACAACAGCTGTTAAGTACCATTTTCAGTATCTGCTGCTCTGTCAAGTCATCTCTCAGAAGTTCTGAGAGGTCTCTGAAAGTGGATGCCACACATCCAGTGAGGATGCTGAGGACACAGGGCTGGCGCCA
The nucleotide sequence above comes from Canis aureus isolate CA01 chromosome 19, VMU_Caureus_v.1.0, whole genome shotgun sequence. Encoded proteins:
- the WIZ gene encoding protein Wiz isoform X6 — its product is MDGPLAGGLAAPDRPRGPERLPGPAPREDIEGGAEAAEGEGGIFRSTHYLPVTKEGPRDILDGRGGISVANFDPGTFSLMRCDFCGAGFDTRAGLSSHARAHLRDFGITNWELTVSPINILQELLATSAAERPPSPLGCEPGGSPSGFLTSRRPRLPLAVPFPPTWAEDPGPAYGDGLGSEENTMVAMDLGSPPLPKKSLPVPGPLEQVANRLSSKVAAEVPHGSKQELPDLKAQSLTTCEVCGACFETRKGLSSHARSHLRQLGVAESESSGAPIDLLYELVKQKGLPDTPLGLPPGLSKKSNSPKEVVAGAPRPGLLALAKPLDAPAVNKAIKSPPGFSTKGLAHPPSSPLLKKAPLALAGSPTPKNPEDKSPQLSLSPRPASPKAQWPQSEDEGPLNLTLDSDGGRELDCQLCGAWFETRKGLSSHARAHLRHLGVSDPDAKGSPIDVLHGLIRRDGVQIRLPPGRGTLAQLGRPPPTSAALSLLPPPPPAKKAKLKAAGTASPWGKQDLSAAAAAGIFWASDVEPSPLNLSSGPEPARDIRCEFCGEFFENRKGLSSHARSHLRQMGVTEWYVNGSPIDTLREILKRRTQSRPGGPPNPPGPSPKALAKVVGSGGPGSSLEARSPADLHLSPLAKKLPPPPGSPLGHSPTASPPPTARKMFPGLAAPSLPKKLKPEQMRVEIKREMLPGALHGEPHPSEGPWVAPREDMAPLNLSSRAEPVRDIRCEFCGEFFENRKGLSSHARSHLRQMGVTEWSVNGSPIDTLREILKKKSKPCLIKKEPPAGDLAPALAEDGPPTAAPGPVQAPLPLVPMAGRPGKPGAGPAQVPRELSLAPITGAKPTATGYLGSVAAKRPLQEDRLLPAEVKAKTYIQTELPFKAKTLHEKTSHSSTEACCELCGLYFENRKALASHARAHLRQFGVTEWCVNGSPIETLSEWIKHRPQKVGAYRSYIQGGRPFTKKFRSAGHGRDSDKRPPLGLAPGGLAVVGRSAGGEPGPEAGRAADSGERPLAASPPGTVKAEEHQRQNINKFERRQARPPDASAVRGGEEANDLQQKLEEVRQPPPRVRPVPSLVPRPPQTSLVKFVGNIYTLKCRFCEVEFQGPLSIQEEWVRHLQRHILEMNFSKADPPPEEPRAPQAQTAAAEAP
- the WIZ gene encoding protein Wiz isoform X7, which translates into the protein MGPWQAAWPPQIALVVLRDCLAQHQGKTSKVGPRLLKGKVASSGPLITCLSPRRDPETFWMAEVAFLTGSPILASAKPSPVPPPPPIGSAAVANFDPGTFSLMRCDFCGAGFDTRAGLSSHARAHLRDFGITNWELTVSPINILQELLATSAAERPPSPLGCEPGGSPSGFLTSRRPRLPLAVPFPPTWAEDPGPAYGDAQSLTTCEVCGACFETRKGLSSHARSHLRQLGVAESESSGAPIDLLYELVKQKGLPDTPLGLPPGLSKKSNSPKEVVAGAPRPGLLALAKPLDAPAVNKAIKSPPGFSTKGLAHPPSSPLLKKAPLALAGSPTPKNPEDKSPQLSLSPRPASPKAQWPQSEDEGPLNLTLDSDGGRELDCQLCGAWFETRKGLSSHARAHLRHLGVSDPDAKGSPIDVLHGLIRRDGVQIRLPPGRGTLAQLGRPPPTSAALSLLPPPPPAKKAKLKAAGTASPWGKQDLSAAAAAGIFWASDVEPSPLNLSSGPEPARDIRCEFCGEFFENRKGLSSHARSHLRQMGVTEWYVNGSPIDTLREILKRRTQSRPGGPPNPPGPSPKALAKVVGSGGPGSSLEARSPADLHLSPLAKKLPPPPGSPLGHSPTASPPPTARKMFPGLAAPSLPKKLKPEQMRVEIKREMLPGALHGEPHPSEGPWVAPREDMAPLNLSSRAEPVRDIRCEFCGEFFENRKGLSSHARSHLRQMGVTEWSVNGSPIDTLREILKKKSKPCLIKKEPPAGDLAPALAEDGPPTAAPGPVQAPLPLVPMAGRPGKPGAGPAQVPRELSLAPITGAKPTATGYLGSVAAKRPLQEDRLLPAEVKAKTYIQTELPFKAKTLHEKTSHSSTEACCELCGLYFENRKALASHARAHLRQFGVTEWCVNGSPIETLSEWIKHRPQKVGAYRSYIQGGRPFTKKFRSAGHGRDSDKRPPLGLAPGGLAVVGRSAGGEPGPEAGRAADSGERPLAASPPGTVKAEEHQRQNINKFERRQARPPDASAVRGGEEANDLQQKLEEVRQPPPRVRPVPSLVPRPPQTSLVKFVGNIYTLKCRFCEVEFQGPLSIQEEWVRHLQRHILEMNFSKADPPPEEPRAPQAQTAAAEAP